One genomic region from Leptolyngbyaceae cyanobacterium JSC-12 encodes:
- a CDS encoding hypothetical protein (IMG reference gene:2510096158), with protein sequence MSINLSAETQSSLFASRSIWLSKLFVWSAWIGYVGYLLLSDLPPGNSLLHSEPETLQTAIALSLNFWFVLPVLFPNLAPVLNPALEGLFNIVVAWGLLFWGFLLDGRNQRVPMIPFLLGTALLTNVFYLPWLGLRQPNPAPATTALTRLERFAESRMIPIALSLVFGASLAWAAFARPEFSTWSNRWNSLLTLITGDRLAYSFWFDLWVFWVFQAWLVPDDMQRRNGHNSILIWIARLVPFFGLVIYLLWRPRFTGDRELG encoded by the coding sequence GTGTCAATCAATCTTTCTGCTGAAACCCAATCCTCGCTGTTCGCAAGCCGTTCAATCTGGCTCTCGAAACTGTTTGTCTGGAGTGCCTGGATTGGCTATGTTGGCTATTTATTGTTGAGTGATTTGCCGCCTGGAAATTCGTTGTTGCATTCTGAGCCAGAAACATTGCAAACCGCGATCGCCCTCAGCCTGAATTTCTGGTTTGTCTTGCCTGTCCTGTTCCCAAACCTGGCTCCGGTGCTCAATCCGGCTCTGGAAGGATTATTCAACATTGTGGTGGCGTGGGGTTTGCTGTTTTGGGGCTTTTTGCTGGATGGGCGGAATCAGCGAGTTCCTATGATTCCATTTTTGCTGGGAACTGCCCTGCTCACGAATGTGTTTTACTTGCCCTGGTTAGGATTGCGACAGCCCAATCCGGCACCCGCAACCACTGCGCTAACCCGGTTAGAACGGTTTGCAGAAAGCAGAATGATTCCCATCGCGTTAAGCCTTGTCTTTGGTGCGTCTCTTGCTTGGGCAGCCTTTGCTCGTCCAGAGTTTAGCACCTGGAGCAATCGCTGGAATTCCTTGCTGACGCTGATCACAGGCGATCGTCTAGCCTATTCCTTCTGGTTTGATTTGTGGGTGTTCTGGGTGTTCCAAGCCTGGTTGGTACCAGATGATATGCAACGACGTAATGGGCACAATTCTATTCTGATTTGGATTGCACGCCTTGTACCATTCTTTGGGCTGGTGATTTATTTGTTATGGCGACCGAGGTTCACTGGGGATAGAGAATTGGGTTAG
- a CDS encoding ATP-dependent DNA helicase, RecQ family (IMG reference gene:2510096164~PFAM: Helicase conserved C-terminal domain; DEAD/DEAH box helicase~TIGRFAM: ATP-dependent DNA helicase, RecQ family), which translates to MQSSLTNGGQPTPELIQAELQRLFGYSSLRSPQDEIVNCLLQQQDALVILPTGAGKSICFQLPALMQPGLTLVVSPLVALMENQVQVLRQRNLPAAVLHSELPKSQYRQTLWALEHQRLRLLYLSPETLLNVKVWSILCQPHVAIRAIALDEAHCLVQWGETFRPAYYRLGTVRRTLLQHKPQHPSIAVAAFTATADLHTQQTIQRILQLEQPRLFRLNPYRQNLQLAVQTVWTPCQRRQRLLQFLQARIGQAGLVYIRTRRASEDLATWLKQHGYTTAAYHAGLSPIERRVIEQNWLKGTCQFVVCTNAFGMGIDKPDCRWIVHFQAPLLLAEYIQEIGRAGRDGNLATALMLVSERTGWLDPEDQRRWRYFEAQTQKQVRMAKALIGRLPLAGDVRDVSRQFQDGIIALSLLHNQGCLEWDDPFHYRITQRSQTYLGRSNSQAVHRMQQYLKTRKCRWKFLLSAFGFEAEATHFQCGHCDNCCRRTLFTLPQ; encoded by the coding sequence ATGCAATCGAGTTTGACTAACGGCGGGCAACCAACTCCCGAGCTGATTCAAGCGGAACTGCAACGGCTGTTCGGGTATTCCAGCCTGCGATCGCCGCAAGATGAGATTGTGAATTGTTTACTGCAACAGCAAGATGCTCTAGTCATTTTGCCAACCGGGGCGGGGAAATCGATTTGTTTTCAGCTTCCTGCTCTGATGCAACCGGGTTTAACGCTGGTTGTGTCACCCCTTGTTGCCTTGATGGAAAATCAAGTGCAAGTCTTACGTCAGCGAAATTTGCCAGCGGCTGTACTGCATAGTGAATTGCCCAAGAGCCAGTATCGTCAAACGCTTTGGGCATTAGAACATCAACGCTTACGCTTGCTGTATCTTTCGCCTGAAACATTGCTGAATGTTAAGGTTTGGAGTATTCTGTGTCAACCTCATGTAGCCATCCGGGCGATCGCGCTGGACGAAGCCCACTGCTTGGTGCAATGGGGTGAAACATTTCGTCCAGCCTACTACAGGTTAGGAACGGTGCGGAGAACACTGTTGCAACATAAGCCCCAGCATCCCTCAATTGCTGTTGCTGCATTTACTGCCACTGCCGACTTGCATACTCAGCAAACCATTCAGCGTATTCTCCAGCTTGAGCAGCCTCGCCTGTTTCGGCTGAATCCTTATCGTCAAAATCTCCAGCTGGCGGTTCAAACCGTGTGGACTCCATGCCAGCGCCGTCAGCGTCTACTCCAATTTTTGCAAGCCCGAATAGGTCAGGCTGGGTTAGTTTACATTCGGACTCGTCGAGCCAGCGAAGATTTAGCAACCTGGCTCAAGCAGCACGGCTACACCACTGCTGCCTACCATGCTGGACTTAGCCCAATCGAACGGCGTGTGATTGAGCAAAATTGGCTGAAGGGGACCTGCCAATTCGTTGTATGTACCAATGCTTTTGGCATGGGAATTGACAAACCTGACTGTCGCTGGATTGTCCATTTTCAGGCACCGCTCTTGCTGGCTGAATACATTCAGGAAATCGGTAGAGCCGGACGGGACGGGAACCTCGCTACTGCATTAATGCTCGTGAGTGAACGCACCGGTTGGCTCGACCCAGAAGACCAGCGACGCTGGCGATATTTTGAGGCGCAAACTCAAAAACAAGTTCGCATGGCAAAAGCATTAATAGGCCGGTTACCACTAGCCGGAGATGTGCGAGATGTCAGTCGTCAGTTTCAAGATGGGATAATTGCCCTTTCCCTGTTACACAATCAGGGATGTTTGGAGTGGGACGACCCATTTCACTATCGCATTACGCAGCGATCGCAGACCTATTTGGGACGCTCTAATTCACAAGCAGTACATAGGATGCAGCAATACCTTAAAACTCGTAAATGTCGCTGGAAATTTTTACTCTCCGCCTTTGGGTTTGAAGCTGAAGCAACTCACTTTCAATGTGGACATTGTGACAATTGCTGTCGTAGAACACTCTTTACTCTTCCCCAATAA
- a CDS encoding carbohydrate ABC transporter ATP-binding protein, CUT1 family (IMG reference gene:2510096160~PFAM: ABC transporter; TOBE domain) has protein sequence MAQVVLENIYKSFQKGTGNRQESEQILQTSPHPTAVLRNINLTVGDGEFMVLVGPSGCGKSTLLRLLAGLEELTGGNIYVGDRLVNNLPPKERDIAMVFQNYALYPHMTVYDNLAFGLRRTGISSQQSRANSQQEVEHSRLPLWAENLLIETTRQLPKGFRYQSEREKKIDQRVRAIAQILQIEGLLNRLPKQLSGGQKQRVALGRAMARNPQVFLMDEPLSNLDAKLRAETRSQIVKLQRQLGTTTVYVTHDQTEAMTMGDRIAVMNAGQIQQLATPLEIYNHPANLFVAEFIGSPPMNFLPVQFKAPLLITHDQFRLTLPTSWESVLRTYDGRKLTLGIRPEHLSVGVPAPKNLHVKVDLVEALGSETYLSVRLVGSPITRPVTLQARIEPDRPVRIGEEMWLAIAQDKIHLFDPDSGVAIQSEFLG, from the coding sequence GTGGCACAGGTTGTTCTTGAAAACATTTATAAGAGCTTTCAGAAAGGCACAGGCAACCGTCAGGAGTCGGAGCAAATTTTGCAAACAAGTCCTCACCCAACGGCTGTATTGCGAAACATCAACCTGACGGTGGGAGATGGGGAGTTTATGGTGCTAGTTGGTCCTTCCGGCTGCGGCAAAAGCACCTTGCTGCGATTACTGGCAGGTCTGGAAGAATTGACGGGTGGCAACATTTACGTGGGCGATCGCCTAGTGAACAACCTGCCGCCCAAAGAACGCGATATTGCCATGGTGTTTCAAAACTATGCGCTGTATCCGCATATGACGGTGTATGACAATCTGGCATTTGGGCTGAGACGGACAGGAATTAGCAGCCAGCAGTCAAGAGCCAACAGTCAGCAGGAGGTAGAACACTCTAGGTTACCGTTGTGGGCAGAGAATTTATTGATTGAAACAACCCGCCAATTGCCAAAAGGGTTCCGTTATCAGTCGGAGCGGGAAAAAAAGATTGACCAGCGAGTGCGAGCGATCGCTCAGATATTGCAGATTGAAGGCTTGCTGAATCGCTTACCTAAGCAGTTATCGGGAGGGCAAAAGCAGCGAGTAGCACTGGGTCGGGCAATGGCACGAAATCCGCAGGTATTTTTGATGGATGAACCCTTGTCAAATTTGGATGCTAAATTGCGGGCAGAAACGCGATCTCAAATTGTGAAGCTACAGCGGCAACTGGGCACCACCACGGTGTACGTCACCCATGACCAAACGGAAGCAATGACGATGGGCGATCGCATAGCCGTGATGAACGCGGGACAAATCCAGCAATTGGCAACGCCTCTAGAAATCTATAACCATCCTGCTAACTTGTTCGTGGCAGAATTCATTGGGTCACCCCCCATGAATTTTCTACCTGTTCAGTTCAAAGCCCCCCTGTTGATTACGCACGATCAATTTCGATTAACCTTGCCTACTTCATGGGAGTCTGTTCTTAGAACTTACGACGGACGGAAATTAACCCTGGGCATTCGTCCAGAGCATTTAAGCGTTGGCGTTCCTGCTCCCAAAAATCTCCACGTCAAAGTAGACTTAGTGGAAGCCCTGGGCAGCGAAACGTACCTGTCCGTGAGGTTAGTCGGTTCACCTATTACTCGCCCGGTGACGCTGCAAGCTCGAATTGAGCCAGACCGCCCAGTTCGCATTGGAGAAGAGATGTGGCTGGCGATCGCCCAGGACAAAATTCATTTGTTTGATCCCGATTCAGGAGTGGCGATTCAGTCAGAATTTTTGGGGTAA
- a CDS encoding lactoylglutathione lyase-like lyase (IMG reference gene:2510096162): MDNNPSILSHVSIGTNNFERAIAFYDHVLPTLGCKRIMEHPGAIAYGKEYPEFWVQTPIDGQPATVGNGTHIGFIATTKEAVHAFYDAALAAGGIDEGAPGPRPDYGEPYYGGFVRDPDGHKIEASYWDMALIQELSLNQ; the protein is encoded by the coding sequence ATGGATAACAATCCCAGCATTCTCTCGCACGTCTCTATTGGCACGAATAATTTTGAGCGGGCGATCGCTTTCTATGATCACGTGTTACCGACGCTTGGTTGTAAGCGAATTATGGAACATCCAGGGGCAATTGCTTATGGTAAAGAATATCCAGAATTTTGGGTGCAAACGCCAATTGACGGGCAACCTGCTACGGTTGGGAATGGCACTCATATTGGGTTTATTGCGACTACGAAGGAAGCAGTTCACGCCTTTTATGACGCGGCTCTGGCAGCGGGAGGAATAGATGAAGGTGCTCCCGGTCCGCGCCCAGACTATGGCGAGCCTTACTATGGTGGTTTTGTGCGTGATCCCGATGGACACAAGATTGAAGCGTCTTACTGGGATATGGCACTGATTCAAGAACTATCCTTGAATCAATAA
- a CDS encoding preQ(0) biosynthesis protein QueC (IMG reference gene:2510096159~PFAM: ExsB~TIGRFAM: queuosine biosynthesis protein QueC): MKPKAVILLSGGLDSATTAAQAIADGYDLIALSINYRQRHERELQAAKHIAAHLGIQEHLVLDVDLSQWGGSALTDAAIAVPQTGVQSGEIPVTYVPGRNTVFIAIALSLAEARQASAIYLGINAVDYSGYPDCRPEYLAAFQALAFLSSKAGIEGKAPQLIAPLVQDSKRDIVRRALRLGVPIHLTWSCYQGWTDPCGQCDSCRIRDKALIEAGCVEFATAVGRAQWASVLSERSLPQKF; encoded by the coding sequence ATGAAACCTAAAGCAGTCATCCTTCTTTCAGGAGGATTAGATTCGGCAACGACGGCGGCGCAGGCAATCGCAGATGGATACGACTTAATTGCGCTCTCAATTAACTATAGACAGAGGCACGAGCGCGAATTACAGGCGGCGAAACATATTGCTGCTCATCTGGGAATTCAAGAACATCTGGTGCTGGATGTGGACTTATCGCAGTGGGGTGGCTCAGCACTGACAGATGCAGCGATCGCCGTTCCCCAAACTGGGGTGCAATCGGGTGAAATTCCTGTTACCTATGTGCCTGGTAGGAATACCGTGTTTATTGCGATCGCCCTTTCACTGGCAGAGGCACGCCAAGCTAGCGCCATTTATTTGGGCATTAACGCCGTTGACTATTCCGGTTATCCCGACTGTCGCCCAGAATATCTTGCTGCTTTTCAAGCTTTGGCTTTTCTCTCCTCCAAAGCAGGGATTGAAGGCAAGGCACCTCAACTGATTGCGCCACTGGTGCAGGATTCTAAACGGGATATTGTGAGACGAGCGTTGCGGTTAGGAGTGCCGATTCATCTTACCTGGTCGTGTTATCAGGGATGGACAGACCCCTGTGGACAGTGTGATTCTTGCCGAATTCGAGACAAAGCCTTAATTGAGGCTGGCTGCGTGGAGTTTGCAACGGCAGTGGGTCGCGCCCAATGGGCATCTGTTTTATCAGAACGATCCTTACCCCAAAAATTCTGA
- a CDS encoding DNA/RNA helicase, superfamily II, SNF2 family (IMG reference gene:2510096165~PFAM: SNF2 Helicase protein; Helicase conserved C-terminal domain; SNF2 family N-terminal domain) has protein sequence MAILHGSWLSQVPLRTPNGESDTSLKSTTSLQTGGLFLWGEIWRRLTPAMLKASASSVPHSAGFADTRNYPYAMTPTELLEFLRSLTQKGELRFPMLEVLAEFGEAATPKRSRKSAGKVPLSVPPHSTDAVSWYQTAIALPSYLAEGAFTQPTEAIVMPQFSGAEVTSDIFLYPWNVAGILLSAEAAVLFLNSLPLGAVHVEDSFIGGDLRFWSHIVRWSLDLLARSKFLPGLELEAAIATWKPLLDSGVDQVRLMQFSEHMPGICRMYPTESLAGVNPLKIDLPLEPQSLLQDFLQNSLDAQIRAVAKNHPLPEISLGNSRAKGATAGTIASPVREWLQALGQPSGTVEATGLESLQTSLQTWIAPLQLHRAESVFRTCLYLHAPQPGQTDWQLEYFLQAADNEEFLIDAPTIWNNPVEQFYYQGRAIAHPQETFLMGLGLASRLYSPIEPSLQAPHPQFCTITPIQAYEFLKTTAWRLQDSGIGVIVPASLASQGGWANRLGLKIQAETAKPTKGKRLGLQSLLNFRWELTIGGQSISKEEFDRLVALNTPLVEINGEWVELRPQDIRAAQSFFASRKDQPSLSLEDALRISTGDTQMIEKLPVVSFEASGALEDLINTLSGKRTLEPIPAPKGFRGELRPYQARGVGWLSFLEQWSLGACLADDMGLGKTIQLIAFLLHLQEQNVLENPTLLVCPTSVLGNWEREVKKFGPSLKVLQHHGDGRPKGKDFAKAVKGKHLVITSYALAQRDLKDLQTIPWQGIVLDEAQNIKNPEAKQSQAVRQIEAQFRIALTGTPVENRLTELWSILDFLNPGYLGPKNFFQRRFATPIERYGDTASLQTLKSLVQPFILRRLKTDKDIIQDLPEKQEMAVFCGLSEEQASLYQHMVEKSLQEIEASEGIQRKGIILALLTKLKQICNHPDLFLKAGEETGNQELKHTTRDSFQNRSGKLKRLEEMLEEVMAEGDRALIFTQFAEWGKRLQAHLEEQFGREVLFLYGGTSKKQREEMVDRFQHDPQGPRLFILSLKAGGVGLNLTRANHVFHYDRWWNPAVENQATDRVFRIGQTRNVQVHKFVCSGTLEEKIHDLIESKKALAEQVVGAGENWLTELNTDQLRDLLLLDRSAIIGEE, from the coding sequence ATGGCAATTTTACACGGAAGTTGGTTATCTCAGGTTCCGCTACGAACTCCGAATGGAGAATCTGATACATCATTGAAGAGCACTACCTCTCTTCAGACTGGAGGGCTGTTTCTCTGGGGAGAAATCTGGCGTAGACTCACTCCAGCTATGTTGAAAGCAAGTGCTTCTAGTGTTCCCCATTCGGCTGGGTTTGCTGATACTCGAAATTATCCTTATGCAATGACTCCGACAGAGTTACTGGAGTTTTTGCGATCGCTGACTCAAAAAGGGGAATTGCGATTTCCTATGCTGGAGGTGTTAGCTGAGTTTGGAGAAGCTGCAACTCCCAAACGATCTCGTAAAAGTGCTGGCAAAGTACCTCTCTCTGTTCCGCCTCATTCTACTGATGCAGTGAGTTGGTATCAAACGGCGATCGCCTTGCCGTCTTACCTGGCTGAGGGAGCATTCACTCAGCCAACTGAAGCGATTGTGATGCCACAATTCTCTGGGGCAGAGGTGACATCAGACATTTTTTTGTATCCCTGGAACGTTGCTGGAATCTTGCTATCGGCTGAAGCTGCAGTGCTGTTTCTCAATTCCCTGCCACTTGGCGCTGTTCATGTAGAAGATTCCTTCATCGGGGGGGATTTGCGGTTTTGGTCCCATATTGTCCGCTGGAGCCTGGATTTATTGGCACGCTCTAAATTCTTACCCGGATTAGAGTTAGAAGCCGCGATCGCCACATGGAAACCCCTACTGGATAGTGGTGTTGATCAAGTACGGCTAATGCAATTTAGCGAGCACATGCCAGGAATTTGCCGCATGTATCCAACTGAGTCATTGGCGGGTGTTAATCCACTGAAAATTGATCTGCCTCTTGAACCACAATCGCTGCTGCAAGATTTCTTGCAAAATAGCCTGGATGCTCAAATCCGAGCAGTGGCAAAAAACCATCCCTTACCAGAAATATCTCTAGGCAACAGCCGTGCAAAAGGCGCAACTGCAGGTACGATCGCCTCACCAGTGCGAGAATGGCTCCAAGCTCTGGGACAGCCAAGCGGCACTGTTGAAGCAACTGGGTTAGAGTCATTGCAAACTTCACTACAAACCTGGATTGCGCCATTGCAACTGCATCGGGCCGAGAGTGTATTTCGCACCTGTCTTTACTTACATGCGCCCCAGCCAGGACAAACAGATTGGCAACTGGAATACTTTTTACAGGCAGCCGATAACGAAGAGTTTTTAATAGATGCACCAACGATTTGGAACAACCCGGTTGAGCAATTTTATTATCAGGGACGGGCGATCGCTCACCCTCAAGAAACCTTCTTAATGGGCTTAGGACTTGCTTCTCGCCTTTATTCACCGATTGAGCCAAGTCTCCAAGCCCCACATCCCCAATTCTGTACAATTACTCCGATCCAAGCTTACGAATTTTTGAAAACCACTGCATGGCGCTTGCAAGATAGTGGGATTGGGGTTATCGTGCCTGCCAGTCTTGCTAGCCAGGGTGGTTGGGCAAATCGCCTGGGACTCAAAATTCAGGCTGAAACTGCCAAACCTACCAAAGGCAAACGCCTGGGGTTACAAAGCCTACTTAACTTCCGCTGGGAACTCACTATTGGTGGGCAAAGCATTTCCAAAGAAGAATTTGATCGCCTCGTTGCCCTCAATACCCCCCTCGTAGAAATCAACGGCGAATGGGTAGAACTGCGTCCTCAAGATATTCGTGCTGCCCAGTCCTTTTTCGCTAGTCGCAAAGACCAGCCGTCTCTATCGTTGGAAGATGCACTCCGCATTAGCACTGGTGACACCCAGATGATTGAAAAGTTGCCTGTCGTCAGTTTTGAAGCATCTGGTGCCCTAGAAGATTTGATCAACACCCTCAGCGGGAAGCGGACTCTGGAACCAATCCCAGCGCCTAAAGGATTTCGAGGAGAATTACGCCCTTACCAAGCTCGTGGGGTGGGCTGGCTCTCCTTTCTAGAACAATGGAGCTTAGGAGCCTGTCTTGCAGATGACATGGGCTTAGGCAAAACCATTCAACTCATTGCCTTTTTGTTGCATCTGCAAGAGCAAAATGTACTGGAAAATCCCACCTTGCTAGTCTGTCCTACCTCTGTTTTGGGCAACTGGGAACGCGAAGTGAAGAAATTTGGTCCAAGCCTCAAGGTCTTGCAGCATCACGGCGATGGACGCCCCAAAGGCAAGGATTTTGCCAAAGCAGTGAAGGGCAAGCATCTGGTAATTACCAGCTACGCCCTTGCTCAACGGGATTTGAAGGATTTGCAAACCATTCCCTGGCAGGGAATTGTACTAGATGAAGCCCAGAACATAAAAAATCCAGAAGCAAAACAGTCCCAGGCAGTTCGCCAAATTGAAGCCCAGTTTCGCATTGCTTTGACTGGGACTCCAGTTGAAAACCGTTTAACGGAATTATGGTCAATTCTAGACTTCCTCAATCCTGGTTATCTGGGACCTAAGAACTTTTTCCAGCGACGGTTTGCCACTCCCATTGAGCGTTACGGCGATACTGCATCACTGCAAACACTAAAATCTTTAGTTCAGCCGTTCATTTTACGTCGCTTAAAAACAGATAAGGACATTATTCAAGACCTGCCTGAAAAACAGGAAATGGCTGTATTTTGTGGATTGTCAGAAGAACAGGCATCTCTCTATCAGCACATGGTTGAAAAGTCATTACAAGAGATTGAAGCGAGTGAAGGCATCCAACGTAAAGGCATTATCCTAGCACTATTGACAAAGTTGAAACAAATTTGCAATCACCCGGATTTGTTTTTGAAAGCAGGTGAGGAAACTGGCAATCAGGAGTTAAAGCACACTACACGGGACTCGTTTCAAAATCGTTCTGGGAAATTGAAACGGCTGGAAGAGATGCTAGAAGAGGTAATGGCAGAGGGCGATCGCGCTTTGATCTTTACCCAATTTGCCGAGTGGGGCAAACGCTTACAAGCCCATTTAGAAGAGCAGTTTGGACGTGAAGTTCTGTTCCTTTATGGCGGCACTTCTAAGAAGCAGCGGGAAGAAATGGTTGATCGCTTCCAGCATGATCCCCAGGGACCTCGGCTCTTTATCCTATCACTGAAGGCAGGCGGCGTAGGGCTAAACCTTACACGTGCTAACCACGTCTTCCATTACGATCGCTGGTGGAATCCAGCAGTAGAAAATCAGGCAACTGATCGAGTCTTCCGGATTGGACAAACTCGCAACGTCCAGGTTCATAAATTTGTATGTTCTGGCACTTTAGAAGAAAAAATCCATGACTTAATTGAGAGCAAAAAAGCACTGGCAGAACAGGTGGTTGGGGCAGGCGAAAACTGGTTAACTGAATTGAATACTGACCAATTGAGAGATTTGTTATTGCTTGATCGCTCCGCCATTATTGGGGAAGAGTAA
- a CDS encoding 5,10-methenyltetrahydrofolate synthetase (IMG reference gene:2510096163~PFAM: 5-formyltetrahydrofolate cyclo-ligase family~TIGRFAM: 5,10-methenyltetrahydrofolate synthetase) — protein MNKAALRKSLLQTRKSIETEVWQDKSLKLCKHLQVSSLFVKSQTILAYFSVNREPDLSSLFSLNKTWGFSRCVGKELIWHDWSPNSLPLQLGAFGIPEPHPDSPRIEPETVDLILVPAVACDAQGYRLGYGGGFYDRLLSDPRWATKPTIGIVFEFARLAQLPHDEWDQRLHTVCTEAGLFWAS, from the coding sequence ATGAACAAAGCTGCACTGCGAAAATCCCTACTTCAGACTCGGAAATCAATAGAAACTGAAGTATGGCAAGACAAAAGCCTGAAACTCTGTAAACACCTGCAAGTATCATCATTATTTGTCAAATCTCAGACTATTCTGGCGTATTTCAGTGTAAATCGAGAGCCTGATCTAAGTTCATTATTCAGTCTCAATAAAACCTGGGGATTTTCACGCTGCGTCGGCAAAGAATTGATCTGGCACGACTGGTCGCCTAATTCATTACCGTTGCAACTTGGTGCATTTGGGATTCCAGAACCTCATCCTGATTCCCCCAGGATTGAGCCAGAAACCGTAGATCTGATTCTCGTGCCTGCCGTTGCCTGCGATGCTCAGGGCTATCGTCTGGGGTATGGAGGTGGCTTCTATGATCGCCTCCTCAGCGACCCCAGATGGGCAACAAAACCGACGATTGGTATTGTGTTTGAGTTTGCTCGCTTGGCCCAGTTGCCGCATGATGAATGGGATCAGCGATTGCACACTGTTTGTACAGAAGCTGGATTGTTCTGGGCATCCTAA